One Bosea sp. 685 DNA segment encodes these proteins:
- a CDS encoding DUF2076 domain-containing protein, producing MTPQERDVIAGIFDRLKQAANQPRDPEAERFISDRLREQPYAPYAMAQAVYVQEQALTNLQAQVEDLQAQIRDLQSRPAEPAPQSGGFLSGIFGGAPRAPEPQRAGSVPAFPQRSAGQPSPAWNSPQPGAMQAAPMQPGMQAPQPGPWPGQAAAPQAPAGGGFMASALTTAAGVAGGMVLGNVLTNAFGGHGGGAGAAKAADLSSISDSAKFNPPTPDATKNDAASTQNAGDNANYNDGSSDPANYQNASTDAPADEGYDDGSSFAGDDDDSWT from the coding sequence ATGACGCCGCAAGAACGCGACGTGATCGCCGGGATTTTCGACCGCCTGAAACAGGCGGCCAACCAGCCCCGCGACCCCGAGGCTGAGCGCTTCATCTCAGACCGCCTGCGCGAGCAGCCCTATGCGCCCTACGCCATGGCGCAGGCCGTCTATGTGCAGGAACAAGCGCTGACCAACCTGCAGGCGCAGGTCGAGGATCTGCAGGCGCAAATCCGCGATCTGCAGAGCCGGCCGGCCGAGCCCGCCCCCCAATCCGGCGGCTTCCTGTCTGGCATCTTCGGCGGCGCGCCACGCGCTCCCGAGCCGCAGCGTGCGGGCTCCGTGCCTGCCTTTCCGCAGCGCTCGGCGGGGCAACCCTCCCCGGCCTGGAACAGCCCGCAGCCCGGCGCGATGCAGGCGGCTCCGATGCAACCCGGCATGCAAGCGCCCCAGCCCGGCCCCTGGCCCGGTCAGGCGGCTGCGCCCCAGGCTCCAGCCGGCGGCGGCTTCATGGCCAGCGCGCTCACGACCGCAGCCGGCGTCGCCGGCGGCATGGTGCTCGGCAATGTCCTGACCAACGCCTTCGGCGGTCACGGCGGCGGCGCGGGAGCGGCCAAGGCGGCCGATCTGAGCTCGATCTCGGACAGCGCCAAGTTCAACCCGCCGACGCCCGACGCCACCAAGAACGACGCCGCCAGCACGCAGAATGCCGGCGACAACGCGAACTACAATGACGGCTCGTCCGACCCGGCGAACTACCAGAACGCCAGCACCGACGCGCCTGCCGATGAGGGCTATGACGACGGCTCCAGCTTCGCCGGAGACGACGACGATAGCTGGACCTGA
- a CDS encoding L,D-transpeptidase — translation MRPVLFLPLAALVLSGPALAQNYAQPLPGDPMATASSGRGNYGGGFIEMLMTGRDPTPMGRGGAVYNRPGAYATYGRSAQAAAYPADPFEPAAQPRAPGRRMAALGEPVEMERPIERVIDPRFRKQEVAYDGPQKPGTIIIDTPQRFLFLVQPGGRALRYGIGVGRPGFSWAGMKTVSRKAEWPSWTPPAEMLKRRPDLPRFMQGGPENPLGARAMYLGSTLYRIHGTNEPYTIGQAVSSGCIRMTNDDVTDLYERVRVGAKVLVI, via the coding sequence ATGCGTCCAGTCCTTTTCCTGCCGCTCGCCGCCCTTGTGCTGAGCGGGCCGGCCCTCGCCCAGAACTATGCCCAGCCGCTGCCGGGCGATCCGATGGCGACCGCCTCCTCGGGGCGGGGCAATTACGGCGGCGGTTTCATCGAGATGCTGATGACCGGCCGCGACCCGACGCCGATGGGCCGGGGCGGGGCGGTCTATAATCGCCCGGGCGCCTACGCCACCTATGGGCGCAGCGCCCAGGCCGCGGCCTATCCGGCCGATCCCTTCGAGCCCGCGGCCCAGCCGCGTGCGCCCGGCCGCCGCATGGCCGCGCTCGGCGAGCCTGTCGAGATGGAGCGCCCGATCGAGCGCGTCATCGATCCGCGCTTCCGCAAGCAGGAGGTCGCCTATGACGGCCCGCAGAAGCCCGGCACGATCATCATCGACACGCCGCAGCGCTTTCTCTTTCTGGTCCAGCCCGGCGGGCGCGCCTTGCGCTACGGCATCGGCGTCGGCCGCCCCGGTTTCTCCTGGGCGGGCATGAAGACGGTCAGCCGCAAGGCGGAATGGCCGAGCTGGACGCCGCCGGCGGAGATGCTGAAGCGCCGCCCCGACCTGCCGCGTTTCATGCAAGGGGGGCCTGAGAACCCGCTGGGCGCGCGCGCCATGTATCTCGGCTCCACGCTTTACCGCATCCACGGCACCAATGAGCCATATACGATCGGCCAGGCGGTCTCCTCGGGCTGCATCCGCATGACCAATGACGATGTCACGGATCTCTATGAACGCGTCCGTGTCGGCGCGAAGGTCCTGGTGATCTGA